The stretch of DNA CTCAAGAGGTGAACCCATGAGCAACATGGTCGCAAAATCCTTTCCAGGCGAAGGAAAATCCTTTCCCTGGTGGGCGGGGAATGCCCGCTTAACAAACCTTTCCGGCCGACTGCTGGGAGCCCACGTTGCCCATGCAGGCCTAATCGTCCTATGGGCGGGAGCCTACACCCTATTTGAACTCTCCCGCTTCAACCCAGAGCAACCCATGTACGAACAAGGCCTAATCCTGCTGCCGAATCTAGCACGGCTGGGCTTTGGCGTTGGAGCCGGGGGTCAAATTGTCGATACCTACTCCTACTTCGCGATCGGAGTCATACACCTGATTAGCTCAGCATTTCTCGGCTTCGGCGGCATCTTTCACTCCCTCAAAGGGCCCGAAACCCTAGAAGAAAGAACCCCCTTCTTCGGGTATCGCTGGGAAGATGCAGACAAAATGACCACCATCCTTGGCATTCACCTAACTTTATTGGGTCTAGGTGCTGCCTTGTTGGTGGCCAAAGCCATGTATTTTAGTGGGCTTTATGATACCACAATCCAGAACGTGCGGGTGATTTCCAATCCCACCCTCAACCCCGCCACCATTTTCGGCTACCTCTTCGGAGTCAACGGCAAAAACTGGATTGCTGGAGTTGACAACCTCGAAGATGTTGTCGGCGGTCACATTTGGGTCAGCATCCTCTGCATTGGCGGCGGTTTCTGGCACATCAGCACTCAACCCTTCCCTTGGGCAAAACGGCTGTTTGTCTGGTCAGGGGAAGCTTACCTTTCCTACAGCCTGGGAGCCTTAGCCTTAATGGGGTTTATCGCTACCTATTTTGTCTCAGTTAACACCCTGGTTTACCCAGAAGAATTTTTTGGCCCGGCTTTAAATATCGGTTTTGAGCAATTCCCTTACTTCCATCGCGGCGAAATGCTCACTTCTCGCGTTTGGCTAGCAAACGCCCACTTCTGGCTGGCCTTCTTCCTGTTACAAGGGCATATTTGGCACGCCTTGCGAGCCGCAGGATTTGACTTCCGCCAAGGCAAAGTTGTCGAGGCCACCCGCGAAGATATTCAGCCAGAAAGCCGCCAAGTCGCGATGAATCCAGCCAGTTAACTATGGTCACGCCGCCATTCTGGGCGGTCAATAATCCCTCAGTTTTGCTCAATTTAGGAGTTAGTACAAATGCAAGCAATAGCTGATTCAACATCAGTACCACCAACAGAAAACCCAGAACAAGAGTATGGCTGGTGGGCGGGAAATGCCCGTTTTACCAATCTTTCAGGACTACTTTTAGGAGCCCATGTAGCTCACGCTGGCTTAATAACACTCTGGGCCGGGGCGATGACTCTGTTTGAGCTCTCCAATTTCAACCCCGCGCAGCCGATGTTTGATCAAGGTTTAATCTTGCTTCCCAACTTAGCGCGGTTAGGCTTTGGTGTTAGTGCGGGCGGTCAAGTTGTCGATACTTATCCTTACTTTGTCATCGGCGTTTTGCACCTAATTAGTTCTGCTGTTCTCGGTGCTGGCGGCCTTTATCATTCCCTACTTGGCCCTAGCATCTTGCCGAAAAATCATACTTTTTTTGGCTCTTTCGGTTACGACTGGGAAGACAAAGACAAGATGACAACTATCATTGGCATTCACTTATTACTGCTAGGTTTAGGTGCGTGGTTATTGGTAGGGAAAGCAATGTTTTGGGGCGGTGTTTATGACCCCATTGCCGCAGATGTCCGAGTTATTTCTAACCCTACGCTCAATCCTGGTCGGATTTTTGGCTATCTCTTCGGTTTCTGGGGCTCGCAAGGTATGGCCGCAGTTAACAATCTTGAAGATGTCATCGGCGGTCATATTTGGGTGGGGATTCTCTGTATTAGCGGCGGTTTTTGGCACATCTTTACTAAGCCTTTTCGCTGGGCCGAGCGCGTGTTGTTTTGGTCGGGTGAAGCCTATCTTTCTTACAGCTTAGGTGCTCTGGCTTATATGGGCTTTTTGGCAGCCTATTTCGTAACCGTAAATAACACTGTTTATCCAGAGGTTTTCTACGGCCCTGTGGGTTTAACTGGCCCTGATGCGGTTGTAATTTCTTCGCGGACTTGGCTGGCAACTGCTCACTTTGTCTTAGCAGTTGTCGTGTTGTGCGGTCACATTTGGCACGCGCTGCGCGTGCGGACAAAAGCGGTGGGATTTGATTTTCGTTCTGGGGAGTTTGTGAAGCAATCTCCTAGCGATATTCAAGTTGAAACTGCAATGGGTTCAATGAGTTTTTCTGATGTGAGTGTAACTTTATTGCGGAATTTACCGATTTACCGCAAAGGTTTATCTCCCATTGTCAGAGGGTTAGAAGTAAGCTTAGCTCACGGATATTTTCTAGTGGGAATCTTTGTAGTATTGATTCCTTTGCAACAAAAGAGTTTAGCACCTTTGGCTGGGTTGCTTGCTGCCCTCGCAGTAATCTTAATT from Kamptonema formosum PCC 6407 encodes:
- a CDS encoding chlorophyll a/b binding light-harvesting protein gives rise to the protein MQAIADSTSVPPTENPEQEYGWWAGNARFTNLSGLLLGAHVAHAGLITLWAGAMTLFELSNFNPAQPMFDQGLILLPNLARLGFGVSAGGQVVDTYPYFVIGVLHLISSAVLGAGGLYHSLLGPSILPKNHTFFGSFGYDWEDKDKMTTIIGIHLLLLGLGAWLLVGKAMFWGGVYDPIAADVRVISNPTLNPGRIFGYLFGFWGSQGMAAVNNLEDVIGGHIWVGILCISGGFWHIFTKPFRWAERVLFWSGEAYLSYSLGALAYMGFLAAYFVTVNNTVYPEVFYGPVGLTGPDAVVISSRTWLATAHFVLAVVVLCGHIWHALRVRTKAVGFDFRSGEFVKQSPSDIQVETAMGSMSFSDVSVTLLRNLPIYRKGLSPIVRGLEVSLAHGYFLVGIFVVLIPLQQKSLAPLAGLLAALAVILILSILLSIYENGKREKGKVFYWQKTPEDWSLFRGGFVLGGSSGAFLAYLLLENFAGIDAILRGVVN
- a CDS encoding chlorophyll a/b binding light-harvesting protein; its protein translation is MSNMVAKSFPGEGKSFPWWAGNARLTNLSGRLLGAHVAHAGLIVLWAGAYTLFELSRFNPEQPMYEQGLILLPNLARLGFGVGAGGQIVDTYSYFAIGVIHLISSAFLGFGGIFHSLKGPETLEERTPFFGYRWEDADKMTTILGIHLTLLGLGAALLVAKAMYFSGLYDTTIQNVRVISNPTLNPATIFGYLFGVNGKNWIAGVDNLEDVVGGHIWVSILCIGGGFWHISTQPFPWAKRLFVWSGEAYLSYSLGALALMGFIATYFVSVNTLVYPEEFFGPALNIGFEQFPYFHRGEMLTSRVWLANAHFWLAFFLLQGHIWHALRAAGFDFRQGKVVEATREDIQPESRQVAMNPAS